The sequence below is a genomic window from Candidatus Omnitrophota bacterium.
CGCGTCACAAATGAATTTGTGGCTTTTATCTTCGGATGGGGAGGTTTCGGAAAGCTTATACCCGTTGGTCAGTGAGAAATGCCAGTACAGAGATTCTTGTTTCCCCGACCAGAACAATCCCATGCTGTCGGAATTATAAAAAGCGGCCTGGATCAGCGAAACGGCCTCGGTTTTTCTGCCAGGTTTTCCGTCAATGAACCTGTCGTCCATACCCACTTTGAGACTCGTGTTTAAAGGCATTTTTGAAAACACGGCGTAAGTTTCGCCGCAATAGGCGTCGTCCGCCTTAAAAGTGAATTGTCCGTAAAGCTCTATCTTCTCACTCAATTTAACGCGCGGGCACAAATTAAACTTATCAAGCTGAAAATGGCTCTCAGGGGTCACGCCGTCGCGCCCGGTGTCAACATATTCAAATTCAAGTTCGCCGCTGAATTTCAAATTACCAACAGGAGAGGACGATTCCTTAAACGCTTTCTCCAGGGCGCTGAGACGCTCTTCCACGCTCACGGCGCGGGCAAAAGAACAAAACGCAGGAATTATGACAAGCGCTAATAACAACTTTTTTTCCCTGCCTGTTGATTTCGCTTCCGACCTCTTGCATCCTTCTCTTTTAGCGGCGGCTGATTTCATTTATGCGGTACCAGCATGATCCTGTTTATGCTCTCACGCAGTTCGTCGGCAAGCAGCGGCTTGAAGATAATATCATCCGCGCCCGCCCGGCGGAAATCACCCAATTCCGCTTTGACGTGAGAGACCGTTATTCCGAGAATATGTATATTTTTCAGTTTCGGCTGCTTCCTGATCGCTTTGCAGACCTCTATTCCGTCAATCCCCGGCATCCTCATATCCAGGAGCACGAGCATCGGCGCGGCGTCCCTGAGCTTGATGCCGGCCTCAAAACCGTTCACCGCGCAATCAATTTTAAACAGCGGGTAATTCTTCTTCATGAAGAGCTTGAGCCATCTGATAATTTCGGCGTCATCGTCAACGATCAGCACATCCGGCGGCACATCCCTTGTCCCCGCCAGAGGGTTTAAGCCGAGCTGGGAAGCGAAATCAAGTATCTCTTTTCGGCTGACGCGAAGCTCCGCTTTCGGATTTTTATAGGTTTTCACCAGACCTGTACTCAGCCATCGGCGTATCATCGTCTCTTGCAGAGAAAGCAACCGGGCCGCCTCCACGATGGCTATAAGATCCGCCGCGCCTGACGGCGCATCCGCCCCGGCGGACGAAACGCTTTCAGCCGCGCCCCGGCTTTGTTTTGATTTTTTCATTTTCTCTCCTTTGCCCCGCGCGTTTTTTTAGGACGCGGTGACGCTTTACCTGCTATAACTTCCCGCAGGATGCCGACCACGGCCGGATCAAAAATTTTCCCGCTCTCCTCACTCATAATTTTCAATGCCTTCCTCTCGCTGAAAGCTTTTCTGAACGGCCTGTCGGAGACAAGCGCCGCATAGACATCAGCCGCGGATATAATCCTGGCGCCGAGCGGTATTTTATTTTCTTTCAAAGCTTCGGGATAGCCCTTGCCGTCCCAGCGTTCGTGATGGTACTTTATAAGCGGCATCAGAGCGCCAAGCGGCGGCACCATGGCGAGTATCTCAAGGCCATAGTCGATATGCTTTTTGTACATCTCCATATCGGCTTCGCTCCACTCACCCTTTTTATACAAAACGCTTTTGTTCAGCCCCAGTTTTCCTATGTTGCACAGAAGCGCCGCCTGCTCTATTTTTTTATCTCATCGTCAGAAAATCCCATGCGCGCGGCAATATCCCCGGCGAGAACAGAGGCATGAACGCCGTGACCCATAAAATGGGAATTTTCCGCGTCCGCGCCCCGGGCGAACTCGAATATGGTTTCCACCAGCGACTGGTTCATCCGCGCCGCCAGATCCGCGAGTTTGCTTTTGATAACCGTTATGTTAGCCGGGGACCCGGCGCTCCGGCGGCGCGCTCCTACGGCGGGAGGGGAGCATATGCGTGAGCCGCCCTCTGATTTCGCTTTTTTTATACATTGTTCCGCCAGAGCGAACATATCAAACGGGCTTTTTATGTCGTCTTCCGGATAAGAGACGAGCCCCGCGCTGACCTTGATCTGCACTTTTTTAGCGCCTTGCCCGAAGGCGGCCCGGTCTATGCCCTGAAAAATCCTCCGGCCGAGCCACAGAGCCTTCTCCCTGGAAGTTTCCGGCAGCACTATTATGAATTCCTCGCCGCCGAAGCGTATCACCACATCCGAGCTCCGCGTCATTTCCATGAATTTATTAGCCAGCTGTTTTAAAACGGCATCGCCGAAGATATAACCGTAAACATCGTTTATGCTCTTAAAAAAATCCACGTCTATGAGCATAATGGATAGAGGCCTCTTGTGCCTCTTTGAGCGCTGGTATTCCGCCTCTATCAGACCGTCGTATATACGGTGCGAGTAAAGGCCTGTGTGAGAATCCCTGTAGGCCATGGCGGCAAGCTTCCGGTTGGCTTTCAGTAGTTCCCTGTTCATCGCCCTCAGCCTCTGTTCCGTCCTGCGCCCTTCTGTAACGTCCGTAAATGATGACTGTATGCACAAAGATGTGTTATCGGGATTTATTATCTGGATGACAGAAACGCGCGCGTAAAAAACTTCTCCGTTCTGCCTGACAGCTCTGACCGTTCCCGACCAGCCCTCGCCCGATAAAACTTTCTTTATCAGGACCGGCGCCTGTTTCTGTGATTTAAAGAAGGACGCCAGCGGACGCCACAGGGCGTCAGCTGCGGAATCACATCCGAACATTTTAAGGAAAGATTTGTTGGCGTATGTGATCCGGCCTTTGAGATCGGCCAGGATTATGCCCTCGGCGGCTTCGCCTATGGTCATATCCATGATGAGCAGTTTTTTATTTACTTTTCCTGTCTCTATCGAATTGTCCGGGATTTTTTTTGAAACGCCGGCGGGCTGAGCGGCAGGAACGCCCTCTTTTTTTTCAGCGGTTCTCCTGCGGCTCCTTCTGATCACGATTAACGCCACCCCCTTAGTGGAATAATATTTAATATCTTTTCTACTCATTTAATTGTAAAACTTAAGCCGCAAACAAGCAAGGTGATTTATATCACAACATAAAAAAATCCCATGTTTAGGAACCGTCCCTATTGGATTCGGCTAAACATTTCTTTGAAATGAAAGCGGGGACGCGTTTTCACGCGTCCCCGCAGATCTTAGCGCCCTGAGGCGCTCGGGGTTAACCCCTTTTTCTTACATCATTCCGCCCATTCCTCCGCCGTAACCGCCGCCGCCCATAGGCATGTCTTTCTTCTCTTCGGGGATATCCGTTATAAGGCATCCCGAAGTCAGAAGAATAGACGCGATGGAAGCTCCGTTTTCAAGCGAAGCTCTGACAACTTTTGCGGGGTCAACAATTCCGGCTTTGATCATGTCAACAAATATTCCGCGCTCGGCATCATAACCGTGGCCCGCGGGCATCTTCATCACTTCCTGCACGATGACCGTGCCTTCGGCCCCGGCGTTGCGCGCGATCTCTCTCATCGGCGCCTCAAGCGCTTTGGCGATGATGTTCACGCCCGTCTGCTCCTCGGTGTCGGTGCACTTGATAGCTTTCACTTTTTTTATGGCTGCTATAAGCGTCACTCCGCCTCCGGGTACAATTCCCTCTTCCTGAGCGGCAATCGTGGCGTGCTTAGCGTCCTCAACCTTGAATTTTTTGGTTTTCATCTCGGTCTCGGTGGCCGCGCCGACTTTTATAATGGCAACTCCGCCTGAAAGTTTGGCAAGCCTCTCGTTAAGCTTTTCCTTGTCATAATCGGAATCGGATTCCTCTATCTGTTTCTTTATCTGCTCCACCCTCGCGGACACATCTTTTTTATCTCCCGCGCCGTCTATAATGGTGGTGTTTTCTTTGTCTATCGTCACCTTTTTGGCCTGGCCGAGCATGTTAAGTTTTGTTTCCTCAAACTTCATTCCCACATCCTCGGATATAACCGTGCCTTTTGTGAGCACCGCGATATCGGCTAGCATTTCTTTTCTTCTGTCGCCGAAGCCGGGGGCTTTCACAGCAGCGCATTTGAGCACGCCGCGAAGTTTGTTCACCACCAGCGTCGCGAGAGCTTCGCCTTCCACATCATCGGCAACAATCAAAAACGGCTTTCCCGTCTTCGCTATCTGTTCAACGACAGGAAGAAGTTCCTGCATGGATGAAATTTTTTTGTCCGTTATGATGATATAAGGTTCATCCAGAACGGTTTCCATCCTCTCAGCGTCGGTGACGAAATAAGGCGATATGTTGCCGCGGT
It includes:
- a CDS encoding response regulator, whose protein sequence is MKKSKQSRGAAESVSSAGADAPSGAADLIAIVEAARLLSLQETMIRRWLSTGLVKTYKNPKAELRVSRKEILDFASQLGLNPLAGTRDVPPDVLIVDDDAEIIRWLKLFMKKNYPLFKIDCAVNGFEAGIKLRDAAPMLVLLDMRMPGIDGIEVCKAIRKQPKLKNIHILGITVSHVKAELGDFRRAGADDIIFKPLLADELRESINRIMLVPHK
- a CDS encoding HD domain-containing protein, whose protein sequence is MEQAALLCNIGKLGLNKSVLYKKGEWSEADMEMYKKHIDYGLEILAMVPPLGALMPLIKYHHERWDGKGYPEALKENKIPLGARIISAADVYAALVSDRPFRKAFSERKALKIMSEESGKIFDPAVVGILREVIAGKASPRPKKTRGAKERK
- a CDS encoding diguanylate cyclase, whose amino-acid sequence is MSRKDIKYYSTKGVALIVIRRSRRRTAEKKEGVPAAQPAGVSKKIPDNSIETGKVNKKLLIMDMTIGEAAEGIILADLKGRITYANKSFLKMFGCDSAADALWRPLASFFKSQKQAPVLIKKVLSGEGWSGTVRAVRQNGEVFYARVSVIQIINPDNTSLCIQSSFTDVTEGRRTEQRLRAMNRELLKANRKLAAMAYRDSHTGLYSHRIYDGLIEAEYQRSKRHKRPLSIMLIDVDFFKSINDVYGYIFGDAVLKQLANKFMEMTRSSDVVIRFGGEEFIIVLPETSREKALWLGRRIFQGIDRAAFGQGAKKVQIKVSAGLVSYPEDDIKSPFDMFALAEQCIKKAKSEGGSRICSPPAVGARRRSAGSPANITVIKSKLADLAARMNQSLVETIFEFARGADAENSHFMGHGVHASVLAGDIAARMGFSDDEIKK
- the groL gene encoding chaperonin GroEL, which encodes AGDGTTTAVVLAEAIFKEGLRNITAGANPLHLKKGMDHAVAVAVEEIKRLSRKVTTKEEISQIASISANSKEIGDMIADAIDKVGKDGVITVDEGKTSSTELETVQGMQFDRGNISPYFVTDAERMETVLDEPYIIITDKKISSMQELLPVVEQIAKTGKPFLIVADDVEGEALATLVVNKLRGVLKCAAVKAPGFGDRRKEMLADIAVLTKGTVISEDVGMKFEETKLNMLGQAKKVTIDKENTTIIDGAGDKKDVSARVEQIKKQIEESDSDYDKEKLNERLAKLSGGVAIIKVGAATETEMKTKKFKVEDAKHATIAAQEEGIVPGGGVTLIAAIKKVKAIKCTDTEEQTGVNIIAKALEAPMREIARNAGAEGTVIVQEVMKMPAGHGYDAERGIFVDMIKAGIVDPAKVVRASLENGASIASILLTSGCLITDIPEEKKDMPMGGGGYGGGMGGMM